A window of Sedimentibacter sp. MB31-C6 genomic DNA:
AAGTAGGAGGTAATTAAATGGTAAAAAAAGTTGATCATATAGGGATAGCTGTTAAAAATTTGGATGAAACGTTGAAATTCTATGAAGAAATACTTGGGCTCAAAGCAGCAGGTAAAGAAGTTGTTGATGAGCAAAAAGTTACAGTAGCCTTTTTACCTATTGGAGATACTGAAGTTGAACTTTTAGAATCAACTACTGAAGATGGAGCCATTGCAAAATTTATAGCAAAAAATGGTGAAGGTGTTCAGCATATAGCATATAAAGTAGACAATATAGAAGAAGCTATTGCTGAGATGAAGAAAAAGGGAATTAGAATGATTGATGAAAAACCAAGATATGGTGCTGGAGGAGCAAAAATAGCTTTCTGTCATCCAAAAAGCACATATGGAGTTTTGTTGGAACTATGTCAAAGAGATTAAATAATTGAATATTAAAAGGACGGCAATGCCGTCCTTTTTTTATTTTTAATATTAATTCATGCATACTAAAGTAGATTGTAAATTCCTAAAGTTTTTAAATTTCTTAGTTTTTGTTTCATAATATCATCTAAATCTAATTCTAAAGCATTACACATAGAAGCTAGATAAAACAATACATCTCCTATTTCTTCTTCTATTTTATCTTGGCACTTAGGGCACAGTTCACCTTCAATATGGGTTTTTAAATTTTCTTGATTTTCTTCTAATGTCAAATTATCTAAAAAAACTTGTTGAGATGCGTTGATTTCTATACAGCCACAATGGGTTACTGATTTAAAAACTGCTCTGTTTAACATAGAAACTTGTTCATCAAGTTTTGTAACAATATCTAAAATACTTTTATTTCTTAATTGTAAATTATCTGCGTGTTTTTGAAATTCTGCACAATCACATGACATTTTATCCACTCCTTATATTTAAATATGTCTTAGTGTCTTATATTAATTATACTTATAGACAAGCTTAAATGTCAAATACTTATTTTGAATAATCTCAAATTTAAAACATACTATTGTATGATTAGCATAAAATTAAAATATAAGAATAGAATATAGAGAGTATATATAGTAGGGGGATGTTTATGAAAAGAATTATATCAATTGTTGCGATTATTGTATTTATAGCTGCTCTTTTGTTTTTTTTCAGATACTTCAGAGGGAAGGGTGCGGAAAATGTGAGTTTTGATAAAATAGAACCAGACAGTATACCAGCACAGATAAGTGAAGTTTTGCCTAATTACAGGATGAAGGAAAAAGCTTTAGTATGTAGAATAAATGATGATATTTATGTAGTAGTAACTAGAGGAGAAAAAAATACGGCTGGTTATGATGTTGAAATTGATAGGTTAACTTTAAGTGAAGAAAATGGTGAAAAAATTTTGACTGTTTACGCAGAGTACATTGACCCTAAACCTGGTGATGTTACAGCACAAATTTTGACTTATCCTTTTACTGTTGTAAAAACAGAAATGACAGAATTACCTCAAAAAGTAGTTTTAGAAAAGGAATATGCGCATTAGTATTAAATTAATAAGCTATTGTTATATAACAGATGAGTTATTGAACTTGAATTTCTCATCTGTTGTCTTTTTTGTATGAAAAAGTTATGTTATATACAAATTTTATCAAATAAAAGCAGTTCGCTTCTTTATTCATTTCTTACACTGATACATATCTTAATTTCTCATTATTTCTATTATTTTTTTAATATTCCAAAAAAAAACATTTCATTTTCAACAAAAATAAAGTAGAATATAAAAGTAAAGGTAGATTATTTGTCAAAATATGTTATAATATATTATAGTAATTTTAGAGGTGTAGATGTGATTGAATTTAACAATGTAATAAAAACTTACAAGAAAGATTTCACGGCAGTTAAAAATATAAACTTATCTATAGCACAGGGAGAATTTTTATTTATTATAGGTAAGAGTGGTGCTGGTAAAAGTACATTAATAAAGCTTTTATTGAAAGAAATAAACCCAACTGAGGGAGTTATTAAGTATAATAATCAGAATATTACTAAAATTAGAAAGAGAAATATTTCTGAATATAGGCGAAAAATTGGATTTATATTTCAAGATTATAGATTGCTTCCGAAATTAACAGTATATGAAAACATTGCATTTGCAATGGAGATGATATGTTGTAATTCTAAAAATATAAGAAGAGAGGTTCCTTTGGTTTTAAGTATGGTTGGTCTTAGTGATAAGGCAAAATCATATCCAGATGAATTATCAGGAGGGGAACAACAAAGGGTTGCTATTGCTCGAGCAGTTATTAATAAACCTGAAACCATAATAGCAGATGAGCCCACAGGAAATCTTGACGATGATACATCCAAGGAAATTATGAAGATTTTAACCGAAATTAATAAAAGAGGAACTACTATCATTATGGCAACTCACGATAGAGATATAGTTAAAAAATATCAAAGAAGAGTAGTTGAGTTAAAAAATGGGGTTATAATCAAAGACATCAAAGCAGGGGGGTATGCAGATGAACCTAAAGAAGCTTAACTATATTTTTAAACAATCATTTAAAAGTATTTGGAGAAATCGTATGATGGGACTAGCTGCTGTTAGTTCAGTTGCGGCAGTTTTAATAATACTAGGATTTATATTAATTATAGTATTGAATATAAATAATGTAGCATTAATAACTAAAGAAACGTTTGATGAGATAGCTGTTTATATAGATGAAGATGTATCAGAAAGTAAAATTAAACAAATGGGTAAAGATTTTAAGGAGATAGATGGTGTTCTAGGTGTAGCATTCCAAACGAAAGATTATGCACTTGAACAATTAAAAGAGAATTGGGGAGAAGATTCATATCTATTAGAAGGTTTAAGAAAAAATCCATTACCTAATACTTACATAGTTCAGCTTGATGATGTCAAATATTCTGATTATGTAATTGCACAAATTGAAACTTTTGACGGGGTTGAAGAAGTACAATTTTATGAGGATGCAGTAAATAGTTTAATAGTTCTAGCTGAATTTATTAAGAAAGTTGGGACAAGTTTAATTATTATATTAATGCTTATAAGTGTATTTATTATTTCGAATACAATTAAGATTACTGTTTTAAATAGACGTAAAGAAATAGAGTTAATGCAGTATATTGGAGCAACTAATGGCTATGTAAGAGGACCTTTTATGATTGAAGGAATTATGCTTGGCGTAATTGGGTCAATTGTAGCTATTATGCTTATAATGGTTGGATATAATTATTTAATAAATTATTTGGCTGGTAGATATATTGCACTAATATCAGGCATGTCTGGTTATTTGGTGGGGGTAGAGATGATACTTAACGATCTTATAATAATATTTTTAACTATTGGCATTGGAATAGGAATATTAGGAAGTCTAATTTCATTAAAAAAATTCTTAAGTGTATAGGAGTATGAGAGTATGTTTAAAAAAACCTTTATATTATCATTATGTTTAATAATGGTACTAAGTATTTTTCCTTTAGGTGTTGGGGGGAGCATTGCTGATTTACAGCAAAAGCAAAAACAACTTGAAAGTCAAATTCAGGAGTATCGTAAACAGGCGGATGCTTTAAAAAATGAAAAGAAAAATATTGAGGCAGAGATAAATGCACTTGATTATGAATTAAATGCTCTTAGTTTGGAAGTTGATGCTTGCAACCTTCAGAAGCAAGAAATTAACATGAAAATAGCAGAAACAGAACAAGAAATAAAAAAGTTAAATAATGAAATTGAAGAAAATAATGAGGCGTTAGAAGAACGATTGAGGGTTATGTATAAGCAAGGAACAGCTGGATATTTAGAGGTTATTT
This region includes:
- the mce gene encoding methylmalonyl-CoA epimerase, with the translated sequence MVKKVDHIGIAVKNLDETLKFYEEILGLKAAGKEVVDEQKVTVAFLPIGDTEVELLESTTEDGAIAKFIAKNGEGVQHIAYKVDNIEEAIAEMKKKGIRMIDEKPRYGAGGAKIAFCHPKSTYGVLLELCQRD
- a CDS encoding MazG nucleotide pyrophosphohydrolase domain-containing protein encodes the protein MSCDCAEFQKHADNLQLRNKSILDIVTKLDEQVSMLNRAVFKSVTHCGCIEINASQQVFLDNLTLEENQENLKTHIEGELCPKCQDKIEEEIGDVLFYLASMCNALELDLDDIMKQKLRNLKTLGIYNLL
- a CDS encoding protease complex subunit PrcB family protein, giving the protein MKRIISIVAIIVFIAALLFFFRYFRGKGAENVSFDKIEPDSIPAQISEVLPNYRMKEKALVCRINDDIYVVVTRGEKNTAGYDVEIDRLTLSEENGEKILTVYAEYIDPKPGDVTAQILTYPFTVVKTEMTELPQKVVLEKEYAH
- the ftsE gene encoding cell division ATP-binding protein FtsE, with translation MIEFNNVIKTYKKDFTAVKNINLSIAQGEFLFIIGKSGAGKSTLIKLLLKEINPTEGVIKYNNQNITKIRKRNISEYRRKIGFIFQDYRLLPKLTVYENIAFAMEMICCNSKNIRREVPLVLSMVGLSDKAKSYPDELSGGEQQRVAIARAVINKPETIIADEPTGNLDDDTSKEIMKILTEINKRGTTIIMATHDRDIVKKYQRRVVELKNGVIIKDIKAGGYADEPKEA
- the ftsX gene encoding permease-like cell division protein FtsX; translation: MNLKKLNYIFKQSFKSIWRNRMMGLAAVSSVAAVLIILGFILIIVLNINNVALITKETFDEIAVYIDEDVSESKIKQMGKDFKEIDGVLGVAFQTKDYALEQLKENWGEDSYLLEGLRKNPLPNTYIVQLDDVKYSDYVIAQIETFDGVEEVQFYEDAVNSLIVLAEFIKKVGTSLIIILMLISVFIISNTIKITVLNRRKEIELMQYIGATNGYVRGPFMIEGIMLGVIGSIVAIMLIMVGYNYLINYLAGRYIALISGMSGYLVGVEMILNDLIIIFLTIGIGIGILGSLISLKKFLSV